AGCCACGTCCCGCTCATCGACACGGCCCTGCGCCTGACGGCCTCGGGAGCCTACGGGGGCTGAGCGCTCCGCTGGGAGTGCCGCGATGCGCCGTCGGTCGTCTGCGGGCGCCGTCGTGTCTGGTCGCGCCCACGCGGCGGAGCCGCACATCGAACGCAGCCCCGCGCCCCTTCGGGGCGCGGCCTGAGCTGTCCCGACAGCGTCCGCGCAGGTAGCGTCCGGGCCATGGACAGCGGCATGGACAGCGGATTCGACACCCAGGGCGGCGGGATCACCGTGCAGCGGGCGCTGGAGCTGCCCGGACTGCGCAGCGGTCTGCCCGAGGTCGTGGCGGGCGCCGACCGGCTGCGGCGGACCGTGCGCTGGGTGCACGCCGGCGAGGTGCCCAACATCGCCTCGCTGCTCAAGGGCGGCGAGCTGCTGCTGACCACGGGCTACGGGCTCGGCACCCGCCCCGCCGACCAGCGGGCGTTCGTGCGCACCCTGGCCGAGCGGGGCATCGCGGCCCTCGTGGTGGAACTCGGCCCCCGGTTCACCAGGCTGCCCGCCACGCTCGTGGACACGGCACGCGCGATGGGCCTGCCGCTGGTGCAGCTGCACCGTGAGGTGCCGTTCGTCGCGGTGACGGAGGAGATCCACACCGAGATCGTCAACGGCCACTACGCGCGGCTGCAGCGGGCCGAGGAGGTACACCGGCGCTGCACCGAGGCGCTCCTGGGCGGTGGCGGGGTGCCGCAGGTGCTGGGCATCCTGGCGGACTTCGGCGGCAACCCGGTGTTCCTGGAGACACCGGACGGCCAGCTGCTGTACGCCGCCGGGGAGGGCCCCGAGGGCGCGGATCCGCTGCAGGTGTGGGAGGGGCTGCGCGGCCAGCACAAGGACGCCCCGCCGCCGTCGGGCTCGGTGCTGGTGGACGTGCCCGGGGGCGGGCCGGGGACGGGTTCCGTACGGGCCCGGCTGGTGCTGCTTCCGGTACGGGCTCCGCTGGCGGCGGTGCACCGGATGGCGGCGGAGCGTGCGGCGGGCATCCTGGCGGTCGTGCTGATGCAGGCCCGCCAGGAGGAGGAGCTCGCGGCGCGGGGCCGCGGCGACTTCCTGACCGACCTCGCCGAGGGCCGTATCACCGCCGAGGACGCGCCCGCGCAGGCGCGCGTGCTGGGCTTCAAGCCAGGCAACAGCCCGCTGCTGCCGGTCGTGATGCGGCTGGGCGACACGCTGTCGCCGGGCGGGGGCTGGGCGGTGCTGGCGCGCGCGGTGTCCGAGGAGCTGGCCTCGGTCGGGGTTCCGGTGCTGCTGGGCGTACGGCCCGTCGAGGGCCGTGTCCTGGTGCTGCTGGGCCTGCGGTCGGAGTCGGAGCGGTCCGCGGTGGCGGACCGGGTGGCGGCGGCGCTGCGGGCGGGCGTGGAGCGCGCGGGCATGCGGCGGCCGGGGGCGCAGCCGCCGGTGGTGGTGGTCGGCGTCGCGGGCGGCTGGGCAGCGGCCTCGGCGGGGCTGCGGCATGCGGCGGAGACGGCCACGGCGGCGCAGGGGCTGACGGACCGGCCCTGGTACGACGCCCGCCGCCTCGACATCGACCTGCTGCTGTGGCGGCTGCGCGACCATCCCGATCTGGCGGCGTTCGTGGACCGCGCCATCGGCCCCCTGCGCGACCACGACAACCGTTCGAAGCCGCCCCTGCTGCCCACCCTGCAGACGTATCTGGCGCACGCCGGCCGCAAGGCGGAGACGGCCCGTGAACTCCACCTCAACCGCCAGACCCTCTACAACCGCCTCGCCAGGATCGGCGAGTTGCTCGGCACCGACCTCGACGACCCGCAGACGGTACTGGCATTGAGCCTGGCCCTGCGGGCCCGCCGGCACGTGCCCTGAGGACCGCGCCCGGACAGGGGCCTAGAGGAGCGGCCGGGGCTGGGTCAACTCGTCGTAGACGCTGAGGACTTGGGCGACCGTCTCGTCCTCGGTCGGCCAGGTGGCCGCCTGCCGGGTGCCGTTGTCCTTGAGCAGCTCGCACCGCGCGGGGTCGGCGAGGAGGGCGGTCACGGCGTCGGCGAGGGCCTTCGCGTCGCCGTACGGGACCAGTTCGGCCGCTTCGCCGACGAGTTCGGGGATGCCGCCCACGCGGGTCGCGACGAGCGGCACGCGCGCGTGCAGGGCCGCCTGGGCGAACACGGACCGCGACTCCCAGCTGCTGGGCAGCAGCGCGAGGTCGGCCGCGGCGAGCAGGTCGCCGACGTCGTCGCGACGCCCGATGAGCCGGACGGGCAGTTCCTCGTCCTCGATACGGCGCTGCAGCACACCGCGCAGCGGGCCCTCTCCGGCGATCACGACGAGCGGCACGGGGTCCAGGCGCCGCCACGCGTGCACGGCGTCCAGGAGGGTGCGGTAGCCACGCTGCCGCTCCAGCGAGCCGACGGCCACCAGCAACGGCCTTCCGGTCGCGCCGAGTTCGGCCCGGAGCTTGGAGCCGGTGCGCTCCGGGTCGTCCTGCTCCGCCGACCGGGACGGCACGGGCAGGGCCACTGCGGCCAGCCGCGCGTCCCGGGCGCCGGAGCCGCGGGCCCGGTCGACGAGGTCGGAGGTGGTCCCCAGAACCACCGTGGCGGCCTTCACCACGCGCCGCTCCAGCAGGCGCAGCAGATGGGCCCGGGCGCCTTCGGCGTGCGCCCGGTTGTGCCACGTGACGACGAGCGGGGTGCGCCGTCCGCCGAGCGCGAGCACCGCGCGGAAGGAGGCGTGCAGCCCGTGCGCGTGCACCAGGTCGGCGGTGCGGCACGCCTCCCGCAGCACGGCCACGGACGCCGGATCGCTGCTGCGCGGCACGTGCACGTGCTCGGCGCCCGCGCCGGTGAAGTCGTAGAGGCGGTCGGCCTCGGCGGGGGCGCACACCGTCACCCGTACGCCCCTCGCGACGAGCCCGGAGGCCAGCGAACGCACATGCGCGCTGCTGCCGGCGTTGCCGCCGCCCAGCACCTGCACGGTGCGCAGCGACGACTGGCCGTGCGGCGGATGGCTGCTGACGGGGCTCACGCGGCCGGGGCTCCTGGTTCGGCGTCGGGCGGTCACGAAGAAGGTACAGAAGGACCGGGCGGAGGGGGTGGACCGCGCGGTTTCCTCCACGCTCTACGCCAAGGATGCCAGCACGTACGGGTGTTCCGGCAACGCGAAAATGCCTGAGAACGGGCGGAAACCGGGGTGGGGTCACCCACACGAGTGAGGACGGGGTGGTTCCGGGTGGGCCGGTGAAGGAACCGTGGATACCGGCGGGCGGATCGTGCGGGACCGCGGAGGTGACGGGCCGTCCCGTCACCTCCGCGGTCGGGCGCTAGACGTCGGCGCGGGCCGTGGCCAGCAGCTCCTCGGCGTGTGCCCGAGCGGTCTCCGAGTCCTCCTGACCGGCCAGCATCCGGGACAACTCCCGTACGCGGTCCTCCCCTTCGAGGACCTTGACGCCGGAGCGGGTCACGGAACCGTCGTTGGTCTTCTCCACCAGCAACTGCCGGTCGGCGAAGGCGGCGACCTGCGGAAGGTGGGTCACGACCACGACCTGGGCGCTCTTCGCCAGCCGGGCGAGGCGCCGCCCGATCTCGACGGCCGCCTTGCCGCCGACACCGGCGTCGACCTCGTCGAACAGATACGTCGGCACGGGGTCGGTCCCCGCGAACACGACCTCGACGGCAAGCATCACGCGCGAGAGCTCACCGCCGGAGGCGCCCTTGGCGATGGGCCGCGGCGGCGCCCCCGGGTGCGGGGCGAGCAGCAGCTCGACCTCGTCGACGCCGGACGGCCCGTAGGCGACGGTGCGCCCGCCGACCTCCACGCCCTCGGGATCCTCGGTCTGCCGCAGTTCGAAGGACACGCGCGCGTGCGGCATCGCGAGCGAGGCCAGCTCGGCCGTCACGGCGGCCGCGAACCGTTCGGCGGCCTCCGCCCGCGCGTCGGTCAAGGCCTGGGCGAGCCCGCCCAGTTCGGCCCGCAGGGCGTCCCGCTCGGCGGTCAGTTCGCCGATCCGCTCGTCGTCGCCCTCCAGCTCGGTCAGCCGTGTGGCACTGCGCTCGGCCCACGCCAGAACGGAGTTGACGTCCTCGCCGTACTTCCGGGTCAGTGCGGTGAGCGCGGCCCGCCGTTCCTCGACGGCCGCCAGCCGCAGCGGATCGGCGTCCAGGTCGTCGGCGTAGCCCGCCAGTTCGCCCGCCACATCGCCCAGCAGGATGCCGATCTCCCCGATCCGGTCGGCGAGCGCGGACAGCGCCGGGTCGTGCGACCGCACGGCGTCCAGCGCCCGCTGGGCGCCCGCGACGAGGGTCGCGGCATCGATGCCCTCGGGGTCCTCCGGATTTCCGGCCAGGGCGGCGTGAGCGGCCGTGGCGGCCGACGACAGCGCCTCGGCGTGCCCGAGCCGCTCCGCCTCCTCGGCCAGCTCGACGTCCTCCCCGGCCCGCGGCTCGACCCCGGCGATCTCCTCGAGCCCGTAGCGCAGCATGTCGGCCTCCTGGGCCCGCTCACGCGCGCGTGTGACGATCTCCTCCAGCTCGACCGAGACGGCCCGCAACCGCCGGTAGGCCTCGCCGTACTTGGCGAGCGGCCCGGCGACCGCATCGCCCGCGTACCGGTCCAGCGCCTGCCGCTGCCGGGACAGCTTCAGCAGCCCCTGCTGATCGGTCTGCCCGTGCACGGCCACGAGGTCGTCGGCGAGGTCGGCGAGCAGCCCGACGGGCACGCTCCGCCCGCCCACATGGGCCCGTGACCGCCCCTCGGCCGAGACGGTGCGGCTGATCAGCAGCGCCCCGTCGTCCAGCTCGGCCCCGGCCTCCTCGGCCCGCACGACGGCCGCGGCACCCGCGGCCACCGAGATCCGCCCCTCGACCACGGCCTTGTCGGCCCCGATCCGCACGAGCGCCGCGTCGGCGCGCCCGCCCAGGAGGAGCCCGAGGCTGGTGACCACCATGGTCTTGCCCGCACCCGTCTCACCGGTGACAGCGGTGAACCCGGGCGACAGCTCGACGACCGCGTCATCAATGACGCCGAGCGACCGTATCCGCATCTCTTCCAGCACGATGAAGACCTTACGAGGTAAGGGCGGGGATGTGCGAGGCACCCTGTCACCCGGGCGAGTGCAAGGCCCTGACGGGGCGCGGGACCGTTTCGGCATGCGGCTCCGCCGCGTGGGCGCGACAAGCCACGGACAACCCGCACCCGGAGACGGTCCCGCGCCCCCCGAACCCTAGTGCGGAGCCCCCCGCCACCCCGACACCGGCAGCGCGAACTTCGCCACCAGCCGATCCGTGAACGACGCGTGATGCAACCGCGCGAGCCGCACCGGCACGGCCCCCCGCCGCACCTCCACCCTGGCCCCCGGTGGCAGCTCCACCGTCCGCCGCCCGTCACACCACAGGACCCCCGGCGGGATGTGCGGCAGCACCTCCACCGCCAGCACCGAGTCCGGCGAGGTCACCAGGGGCTTGGCGAACAGGGCGTGCGCGCTGATCGGCACCATCAGCAGTGCCTCCACCTCGGGCCACACCACGGGGCCGCCCGCGGAGAACGCGTAGGCGGTCGACCCGGTCGGGGTGGACAGCACGATCCCGTCGCAGCCGAAGCCCGTGACGGGCCGCCCGTCGATCTCCAGCACGACTTCCAGGAGCTTCTCGGCGCCGGCCTTCTGCACGGCCGCCTCGTTCAGCGCCCAGTCGGTGTGCACGATGTCCCCGTTCTGGTGAACGACGACATCGACGGTCATCCGCTCCTCGACCTCGTAGGCCTTGGTCACGACCCGGTCGACAACCTTGTCGAGGTCGTCCCGCTCGGCCTCGGCGAGGAAGCCGACCCGCCCGAGGTTGACGCCGAGCATCGGCACGCCGGACGCGCGGGCGAACTCGGCGCCGCGCAGCAGCGTCCCGTCCCCGCCGAGCACGATCAGCAGCTCGCACCCGTCGAGGCACTGCGGAGTCGCCTCCTTGACCAGCTGCACCTCGTCCGGCAGCGGCAGGTCGGCGGCCTCGTACTCCAGCACACGCACGCCGATGCCCTCGCGCAGCAGGCCCTTCACCACCAGCTCGGCACTGCGGATGGCCGCCGGCCGGCCCGTGTGGGCGAGGAGGAAAACAGTACGAGCTCGGTTCTGACTCAACGCGGCCCCTCCGCCACTGCTCGGTCGACATCGGCCGGGTCCAGTTCGGCTGCTCCGGCCCGCAGCCACAGAAAGTACTCGACGTTCCCGGACGGCCCGGGCAGCGGACTGGCGGTGACACCCCGCACCCCCAGCCCGAGTTCCCACGCCTTGTGGGCCACTCCGCGCACGGCCTCCGCCCGCAGTTGCGGACTCCGCACGACTCCCCCGCTGCCCAGCCGTTCCTTGCCCACCTCGAACTGCGGCTTGACCATCATCACCAGGTCGGCGTCCGGCTTCACACACCGCACGAGGGCCGGCAGCACCAGCCCCAGCGGGATGAAGGACAGATCGCCCACGACAAGATCCACAGGTTCCCCATCGATCGCTTCAAGCGTCAACTCGCGTACGTTCGTACGGTCCTTGACGGTGACGC
Above is a genomic segment from Streptomyces sp. SLBN-31 containing:
- a CDS encoding PucR family transcriptional regulator yields the protein MDSGMDSGFDTQGGGITVQRALELPGLRSGLPEVVAGADRLRRTVRWVHAGEVPNIASLLKGGELLLTTGYGLGTRPADQRAFVRTLAERGIAALVVELGPRFTRLPATLVDTARAMGLPLVQLHREVPFVAVTEEIHTEIVNGHYARLQRAEEVHRRCTEALLGGGGVPQVLGILADFGGNPVFLETPDGQLLYAAGEGPEGADPLQVWEGLRGQHKDAPPPSGSVLVDVPGGGPGTGSVRARLVLLPVRAPLAAVHRMAAERAAGILAVVLMQARQEEELAARGRGDFLTDLAEGRITAEDAPAQARVLGFKPGNSPLLPVVMRLGDTLSPGGGWAVLARAVSEELASVGVPVLLGVRPVEGRVLVLLGLRSESERSAVADRVAAALRAGVERAGMRRPGAQPPVVVVGVAGGWAAASAGLRHAAETATAAQGLTDRPWYDARRLDIDLLLWRLRDHPDLAAFVDRAIGPLRDHDNRSKPPLLPTLQTYLAHAGRKAETARELHLNRQTLYNRLARIGELLGTDLDDPQTVLALSLALRARRHVP
- a CDS encoding glycosyltransferase family 4 protein → MSPVSSHPPHGQSSLRTVQVLGGGNAGSSAHVRSLASGLVARGVRVTVCAPAEADRLYDFTGAGAEHVHVPRSSDPASVAVLREACRTADLVHAHGLHASFRAVLALGGRRTPLVVTWHNRAHAEGARAHLLRLLERRVVKAATVVLGTTSDLVDRARGSGARDARLAAVALPVPSRSAEQDDPERTGSKLRAELGATGRPLLVAVGSLERQRGYRTLLDAVHAWRRLDPVPLVVIAGEGPLRGVLQRRIEDEELPVRLIGRRDDVGDLLAAADLALLPSSWESRSVFAQAALHARVPLVATRVGGIPELVGEAAELVPYGDAKALADAVTALLADPARCELLKDNGTRQAATWPTEDETVAQVLSVYDELTQPRPLL
- the recN gene encoding DNA repair protein RecN; its protein translation is MRIRSLGVIDDAVVELSPGFTAVTGETGAGKTMVVTSLGLLLGGRADAALVRIGADKAVVEGRISVAAGAAAVVRAEEAGAELDDGALLISRTVSAEGRSRAHVGGRSVPVGLLADLADDLVAVHGQTDQQGLLKLSRQRQALDRYAGDAVAGPLAKYGEAYRRLRAVSVELEEIVTRARERAQEADMLRYGLEEIAGVEPRAGEDVELAEEAERLGHAEALSSAATAAHAALAGNPEDPEGIDAATLVAGAQRALDAVRSHDPALSALADRIGEIGILLGDVAGELAGYADDLDADPLRLAAVEERRAALTALTRKYGEDVNSVLAWAERSATRLTELEGDDERIGELTAERDALRAELGGLAQALTDARAEAAERFAAAVTAELASLAMPHARVSFELRQTEDPEGVEVGGRTVAYGPSGVDEVELLLAPHPGAPPRPIAKGASGGELSRVMLAVEVVFAGTDPVPTYLFDEVDAGVGGKAAVEIGRRLARLAKSAQVVVVTHLPQVAAFADRQLLVEKTNDGSVTRSGVKVLEGEDRVRELSRMLAGQEDSETARAHAEELLATARADV
- a CDS encoding NAD kinase, which encodes MSQNRARTVFLLAHTGRPAAIRSAELVVKGLLREGIGVRVLEYEAADLPLPDEVQLVKEATPQCLDGCELLIVLGGDGTLLRGAEFARASGVPMLGVNLGRVGFLAEAERDDLDKVVDRVVTKAYEVEERMTVDVVVHQNGDIVHTDWALNEAAVQKAGAEKLLEVVLEIDGRPVTGFGCDGIVLSTPTGSTAYAFSAGGPVVWPEVEALLMVPISAHALFAKPLVTSPDSVLAVEVLPHIPPGVLWCDGRRTVELPPGARVEVRRGAVPVRLARLHHASFTDRLVAKFALPVSGWRGAPH
- a CDS encoding TlyA family RNA methyltransferase, yielding MAGVARRRLDAELVRRKLARSREHASQLIAAGRVTVGKTVATKPATQVETAAAIVVSTDDGDPDYVSRGGHKLAGALEAFVPQGLVVKGRRALDAGASTGGFTDVLLRSGAAHVVAVDVGYGQLAWTLQSDERVTVKDRTNVRELTLEAIDGEPVDLVVGDLSFIPLGLVLPALVRCVKPDADLVMMVKPQFEVGKERLGSGGVVRSPQLRAEAVRGVAHKAWELGLGVRGVTASPLPGPSGNVEYFLWLRAGAAELDPADVDRAVAEGPR